A stretch of [Clostridium] scindens DNA encodes these proteins:
- a CDS encoding iron-sulfur cluster assembly scaffold protein gives MIYSHEVEMMCPVAQGANHGPAPIPEEAKWVQAKEVKDISGFTHGVGWCAPQQGACKLSLNVKDGIIQEALVETIGCSGMTHSAAMASEILPGKTILEALNTDLVCDAINTAMRELFLQIVYGRTQSAFSEDGLAIGAGLEDLGKGLRSQVGTMYGTLAKGPRYLEMAEGYVTGIALDENDEIIGYQFVSLGKFTDFIKAGDTPNDAWEKAKGQYGRVADAVKIIDPRKE, from the coding sequence ATGATTTATTCACATGAAGTAGAAATGATGTGTCCTGTAGCTCAGGGTGCAAATCACGGGCCAGCTCCGATTCCGGAAGAGGCAAAGTGGGTACAGGCTAAGGAAGTTAAAGATATTTCAGGTTTTACGCATGGTGTCGGCTGGTGTGCTCCGCAGCAGGGTGCCTGTAAACTTTCATTAAATGTTAAAGACGGTATTATCCAGGAAGCGTTGGTAGAGACCATCGGATGCTCAGGAATGACGCACTCTGCAGCCATGGCATCAGAGATTCTTCCGGGCAAGACGATTTTAGAAGCATTGAATACAGACCTTGTCTGCGATGCCATCAATACAGCAATGAGGGAATTATTCCTTCAGATCGTATACGGAAGGACACAGAGCGCGTTCTCCGAAGACGGACTTGCGATCGGAGCAGGCTTAGAAGACCTTGGAAAGGGACTTCGCTCCCAGGTAGGAACCATGTATGGCACATTGGCAAAAGGTCCTCGTTATCTTGAAATGGCAGAGGGATATGTAACAGGAATCGCATTGGATGAGAATGATGAGATTATCGGTTACCAGTTCGTAAGCCTTGGAAAATTCACTGACTTCATCAAAGCAGGCGATACTCCGAACGATGCTTGGGAGAAAGCAAAGGGACAGTATGGACGTGTTGCAGACGCAGTGAAAATCATTGACCCGAGAAAAGAGTAG
- the rpoZ gene encoding DNA-directed RNA polymerase subunit omega: MLHPSYTDLMKVVNKDVEEGATKVVNSRYSIVMATAKRARELIDGAMPLVAAKSGEKPLSIAINELNQAKIKVVGEEED; encoded by the coding sequence ATGTTACACCCATCTTACACAGATTTAATGAAGGTCGTTAACAAAGACGTAGAAGAGGGCGCTACCAAGGTTGTAAACAGCCGCTATTCGATCGTGATGGCCACCGCCAAGAGGGCGAGGGAATTGATAGACGGCGCTATGCCGCTGGTTGCAGCGAAGAGTGGAGAGAAGCCGTTGTCCATCGCAATTAACGAATTGAACCAGGCGAAGATCAAAGTAGTCGGCGAGGAAGAGGATTAA
- a CDS encoding GNAT family N-acetyltransferase, translated as MEIRNIESTDIARALQMAGNVRMEYSQEQLLQMVAKGQVTIAGCYAGSELLGWAMADDRGRILMVYVAEAHRGHKMGTALIDMLCQACSQRYSVLRITVEAAPGMTGFFKHCGFTAYAEEQTRGEAVYIPMERMISPSQVKPQGKKNRLALGLIIGAVVAAIVLLAVCGVFLGRKVATEIQADKAKKTTESSLPSEDAGSRPDDDAQDEEDYGNDGSDDGQKEATVDDVELEDIEAYVAENLPYEVAEETYEEEKKEGKSNINFHISYPQVHGLSSGKDAEVNQILKDAAMANANRFYLVPDEDIKAYAKEQQEAYLASEVKYKITYMDAGLLSVAYDDHYFAGNYAAEYSALRTRVINLDTAEEYQVEDVVDGNDAFVKSLREKMLAQVPDSYPAKELSDAYFKRMMEGEIVDNRYLTNFLLEKDGLAIGFTFAFRSEDGDRLSRGWILSEYSGAEIRPYMTGNELWNLIESDN; from the coding sequence ATGGAAATACGTAATATTGAAAGTACGGATATAGCCAGGGCGCTTCAAATGGCCGGGAATGTCCGGATGGAATATTCGCAGGAACAGCTGCTGCAGATGGTCGCAAAAGGCCAGGTGACGATTGCCGGCTGCTATGCGGGCAGCGAATTACTGGGGTGGGCCATGGCAGATGACAGAGGCCGGATTCTTATGGTCTATGTGGCAGAGGCGCATAGAGGGCATAAGATGGGAACGGCGCTGATAGACATGCTGTGCCAGGCCTGCAGCCAGAGATATTCTGTTCTTCGAATAACGGTGGAGGCTGCCCCCGGTATGACAGGCTTCTTTAAGCACTGCGGATTTACAGCGTATGCAGAAGAGCAGACACGGGGAGAGGCTGTTTATATCCCAATGGAGCGTATGATATCGCCGTCCCAGGTAAAGCCGCAGGGAAAAAAGAATAGGCTGGCTTTGGGCCTTATCATTGGGGCGGTCGTTGCTGCGATCGTCCTGCTGGCCGTCTGCGGCGTTTTTCTCGGCAGGAAAGTAGCAACCGAAATCCAGGCCGACAAGGCCAAGAAGACGACGGAGAGTTCCCTCCCCTCTGAAGATGCTGGCTCCAGGCCAGACGATGACGCCCAAGACGAAGAAGACTATGGGAACGATGGCTCGGATGACGGGCAAAAAGAAGCCACCGTCGATGACGTGGAGTTAGAAGATATCGAGGCTTATGTGGCAGAGAATCTTCCTTACGAAGTTGCAGAAGAGACTTATGAGGAAGAGAAAAAAGAAGGAAAGAGCAATATAAACTTCCATATCAGCTATCCTCAAGTACATGGACTTTCAAGCGGCAAGGACGCGGAGGTGAACCAGATACTTAAGGACGCGGCTATGGCTAACGCGAACCGCTTTTATCTTGTTCCCGACGAGGATATCAAGGCATATGCCAAAGAGCAGCAGGAGGCCTATCTTGCAAGCGAGGTCAAGTATAAGATTACCTATATGGATGCAGGCCTTTTGAGCGTGGCTTATGACGACCATTATTTTGCGGGAAATTATGCGGCAGAATATTCAGCCCTGCGTACCCGGGTGATCAACCTTGACACTGCAGAAGAGTACCAGGTGGAGGATGTGGTGGATGGCAATGACGCCTTCGTCAAGTCGTTGCGGGAAAAGATGCTTGCCCAAGTTCCGGATAGTTATCCGGCCAAGGAACTGTCAGACGCATATTTCAAACGCATGATGGAAGGCGAGATTGTGGATAACCGGTATCTGACCAACTTCCTGCTGGAAAAAGACGGTCTTGCAATCGGATTCACTTTTGCATTCCGAAGCGAGGATGGCGACAGGCTTTCCCGGGGGTGGATTCTTTCTGAATATTCCGGGGCTGAAATTCGACCATATATGACGGGGAATGAACTGTGGAATTTGATAGAAAGTGACAATTGA
- a CDS encoding GNAT family N-acetyltransferase: MDVRILQQHEILPALHLVWEVFAEDVAPAYTPEGVARFQEFIKYDNIRDMYQKGEITFFGAFEGTKLCGTMAVKSVGHICLFYVRKDCQGKGIGRMLFQAVYNYCAQKLGVSKITVNAAPGAVPKYAHMGMQAIGEEQQVNGIRYVPMEMQVIPGLMQPVKEKSKAPVIIVTAVCIAMVLALIIAGVAIGRKVRHMLREQDLYTQPYDHKDRDHDYDDHHDYDYFGDDGAGQNSTDAGELTGIDAIPQKIADRLSYDLEEDAYTYQDDKKQTTMIDFNVNYPVISGLKDAKAEEKVNEALKNCALQTVDKIYDNPSDEMKERVLASSQPALVSYVKYKVTYASEDLLSVAFEDYSYQGGAEYSDQDLRTCNISLKDGRVYEVKDIIRLDDAFLAEWADIMRDEADNDAFLSELDKDAMKKTLEGDSLDGVYEVNFFLDADGIEIGYNLNYKEGDANNLGYIWVTAPFDYDEIAEFRTDSDFWTGL, translated from the coding sequence ATGGACGTAAGAATATTGCAGCAGCATGAGATTCTTCCGGCTCTCCATCTGGTATGGGAAGTCTTTGCAGAAGATGTGGCGCCTGCGTATACGCCGGAAGGCGTAGCGCGGTTCCAGGAATTTATTAAGTATGACAATATCAGAGACATGTACCAGAAGGGAGAGATTACCTTCTTCGGAGCCTTTGAAGGAACGAAATTATGTGGCACCATGGCGGTAAAGTCCGTGGGCCACATCTGCCTGTTCTATGTCAGAAAGGATTGCCAGGGAAAAGGCATAGGACGGATGCTGTTCCAGGCCGTCTATAACTACTGCGCGCAGAAGTTGGGGGTCAGTAAGATTACTGTGAATGCCGCTCCGGGAGCGGTTCCCAAGTATGCCCACATGGGCATGCAGGCGATAGGGGAAGAGCAGCAGGTAAATGGCATACGCTATGTTCCTATGGAGATGCAAGTGATACCGGGACTTATGCAGCCAGTGAAAGAAAAGTCAAAGGCCCCTGTGATCATCGTGACCGCGGTGTGCATCGCAATGGTACTGGCTCTGATCATCGCAGGAGTGGCCATTGGCAGAAAGGTAAGACATATGCTCCGGGAGCAGGACTTATATACGCAGCCATATGACCATAAGGACAGGGACCATGATTATGACGACCACCATGACTATGATTACTTCGGGGATGATGGTGCCGGACAGAACAGCACGGATGCCGGAGAATTGACCGGGATTGACGCAATCCCCCAGAAGATCGCGGACAGACTATCCTATGACCTTGAGGAAGATGCATATACATATCAGGATGATAAGAAACAGACTACGATGATTGACTTTAACGTTAATTATCCGGTCATCAGCGGGCTTAAGGATGCCAAAGCAGAAGAAAAGGTTAACGAGGCGTTGAAGAACTGCGCGTTACAGACGGTAGATAAGATCTATGACAATCCCTCGGACGAGATGAAGGAGCGGGTGCTGGCTTCTTCCCAGCCAGCGCTGGTAAGTTATGTAAAGTATAAGGTGACCTATGCGTCTGAAGACCTGTTAAGCGTGGCCTTCGAAGATTACAGCTATCAGGGCGGGGCCGAATATTCCGACCAGGATTTGCGGACCTGCAATATCAGCCTCAAGGACGGAAGGGTCTATGAGGTCAAGGACATCATCAGGCTGGATGATGCCTTTCTGGCTGAGTGGGCTGATATTATGAGGGACGAGGCGGACAATGACGCTTTTCTGTCTGAACTGGATAAAGATGCCATGAAAAAGACGCTGGAAGGAGATTCCCTGGATGGCGTGTATGAGGTGAATTTCTTCCTGGATGCAGATGGAATTGAGATTGGCTACAACCTGAATTACAAAGAAGGAGACGCCAACAATCTGGGCTATATCTGGGTGACGGCGCCGTTTGATTATGATGAGATCGCAGAATTCAGGACGGACAGCGATTTCTGGACGGGGTTATAA
- the pgsA gene encoding CDP-diacylglycerol--glycerol-3-phosphate 3-phosphatidyltransferase — translation MNLPNKLTVLRVIMVPFFVFFMLTDVGGAANKWIALVIFCVASLTDMLDGKIARARNLVTNFGKFMDPLADKLLVCSAMICLIPSGKLAAWIVIVIIAREFIISGFRLVASDAGIVIAASYWGKFKTVSQMFMIIVLIADLGGAFDMIGTILIWVSLILTIVSLFDYVAKNVQVLTQGGM, via the coding sequence ATGAATTTACCAAATAAGCTGACAGTATTAAGAGTGATTATGGTACCGTTTTTCGTGTTTTTCATGCTGACGGATGTAGGAGGAGCAGCCAATAAGTGGATTGCCCTGGTGATATTCTGCGTGGCCAGCCTTACGGACATGCTGGACGGGAAGATTGCCCGCGCAAGGAATCTGGTGACCAATTTCGGAAAGTTCATGGATCCGCTGGCAGACAAGCTGCTGGTATGCTCCGCCATGATCTGCCTGATCCCATCCGGGAAACTGGCTGCATGGATCGTGATCGTGATTATTGCCAGAGAGTTTATCATCAGCGGATTCCGCCTGGTGGCATCTGACGCTGGAATCGTGATCGCCGCAAGTTATTGGGGCAAGTTCAAGACGGTCTCTCAGATGTTCATGATCATCGTGCTGATCGCGGACCTGGGCGGCGCATTTGACATGATTGGAACCATACTGATCTGGGTATCCTTAATACTGACGATCGTATCTTTGTTTGACTATGTTGCAAAGAACGTACAAGTATTGACACAGGGAGGCATGTAA
- the gmk gene encoding guanylate kinase: protein MNKKGILIVVSGFSGAGKGTIMKELLKQYDNYALSISATTRKPRPGEEEGREYFFKTVEEFEKMIAKDELIEYARYVDNYYGTPRAYVEEQLEAGKDVILEIEIQGALKVKEKFPETLLLFVTPPTAKELKHRLVGRGTETMDVIEFRMNRAKEEAEGMDKYDYLIVNDVLAECVEEVHRIIQGEHRRSFRNQAFIEHMKEELKGE from the coding sequence ATGAATAAAAAAGGAATTCTTATCGTCGTATCCGGTTTCTCAGGAGCCGGCAAAGGCACGATCATGAAAGAACTGCTGAAGCAGTATGACAATTATGCGCTGTCTATCTCTGCAACCACCAGGAAGCCCCGCCCGGGAGAGGAAGAGGGCCGGGAATATTTCTTCAAAACGGTGGAAGAATTTGAAAAAATGATTGCGAAAGATGAACTGATAGAGTATGCTAGATACGTGGACAATTACTATGGGACTCCGCGTGCCTATGTAGAAGAACAGCTGGAAGCAGGCAAAGATGTGATCCTGGAGATAGAGATCCAGGGGGCTCTCAAGGTTAAGGAGAAGTTTCCGGAGACGCTGCTTCTGTTCGTGACTCCGCCGACGGCGAAGGAACTGAAGCACCGCCTGGTAGGCCGTGGCACGGAGACGATGGATGTCATCGAGTTCCGCATGAACCGGGCCAAGGAAGAAGCCGAAGGCATGGATAAGTATGATTACCTGATTGTCAATGATGTGCTTGCAGAATGCGTAGAAGAGGTGCATCGGATCATTCAGGGAGAGCACAGAAGAAGTTTTCGTAATCAAGCATTTATAGAGCATATGAAGGAAGAGTTGAAAGGAGAATAA
- a CDS encoding YicC/YloC family endoribonuclease produces the protein MIKSMTGFGRCEVMEGERKFTVEMKGVNHRYLDVNIRMPKKLNFFETAIRGLLKQSIQRGKVDIFISYEDFTESQMSLKYNESLAQEYMDCFGRMKEQFSLENDIRVSTLSRCPEVLTMEEQVIDEEELWNGLKKALEGAIGQFVETRTLEGSNLKKDIIEKLDGLLDLVGYIEERKPKIVAEYREKLETKVRELLEDAQIEESRIAAEVVIFADKICTDEEVVRLRSHIIHMKETLQSEEAGIGRKLDFIAQEMNREANTILSKANDLEVSNVGIDLKTEIEKVREQIQNIE, from the coding sequence ATGATAAAAAGTATGACAGGGTTCGGACGCTGCGAAGTGATGGAAGGGGAGCGCAAGTTCACGGTTGAGATGAAGGGCGTGAATCACCGCTATCTGGATGTCAATATCCGTATGCCGAAGAAACTGAATTTTTTCGAGACAGCAATCCGCGGCTTGTTAAAGCAGAGCATCCAGAGAGGCAAGGTAGACATCTTCATTTCCTATGAAGACTTTACCGAGAGCCAGATGTCCCTGAAGTATAATGAGTCGCTGGCGCAGGAATACATGGACTGCTTTGGGCGGATGAAGGAGCAGTTCTCCCTGGAAAATGATATCCGGGTATCTACGCTGTCCCGCTGTCCGGAAGTACTGACCATGGAAGAGCAGGTTATTGATGAGGAAGAACTCTGGAACGGCCTAAAAAAGGCTCTGGAAGGCGCCATCGGCCAGTTTGTGGAGACCAGGACGCTGGAAGGAAGCAACCTTAAAAAAGACATCATAGAAAAACTAGACGGGCTTCTGGATCTGGTGGGCTATATCGAGGAGCGCAAGCCGAAGATCGTGGCGGAGTACAGGGAGAAGCTGGAGACCAAGGTTCGGGAACTGCTGGAGGATGCTCAGATCGAGGAGAGCAGGATTGCCGCCGAGGTGGTCATATTCGCGGATAAGATCTGCACGGATGAAGAAGTGGTAAGGCTGCGCAGCCATATCATACATATGAAGGAGACCCTGCAGTCCGAAGAGGCCGGGATTGGACGCAAGCTTGACTTCATTGCCCAGGAGATGAACCGGGAGGCCAATACGATCCTTTCCAAGGCCAATGACCTGGAAGTATCCAACGTTGGGATTGACTTGAAGACGGAGATTGAGAAAGTAAGAGAGCAGATTCAGAATATCGAGTAG
- a CDS encoding competence/damage-inducible protein A produces MTVEMISVGTEILLGNIVNTNAAYLAEKCALLGLSCYYQSVVGDNEERLEDAIRLGLSRSDILILSGGLGPTKDDLTKEVTAKVFGRELYEDAHTKERIQQYFRQVHSNQVTPNNWKQALVPEGAKVVDNHNGTAPGLILEENEKIAILLPGPPNEIKPMFEQDIAPYLNKLQPEGIYSKMAKICSIGESKAETMISDLMDAQTNPTIAPYAKTGEVHLRVTAKADSEEKAQELMAPMMEELFQRFGDKIYTTEEEVTLEEAIVRMLEEDGMTVTTAESCTGGLLAGRITNVPGASNVYKEGYVTYSNDAKERLLRVKRETLMQHGAVSPQTAYEMAEGVALAAGADASLSITGIAGPGGGTEEKPVGLVYIGCYVKGHVRVEEFYFTGNRDKNREYAVARALTLLREELLKRR; encoded by the coding sequence ATGACTGTAGAAATGATATCCGTTGGTACAGAGATATTATTAGGAAATATCGTGAATACCAACGCCGCGTATCTGGCGGAAAAATGCGCGCTGCTTGGATTATCCTGCTATTACCAGAGCGTGGTAGGAGACAATGAGGAGCGGCTGGAGGATGCGATCCGGCTGGGGCTTTCAAGGTCCGATATCCTGATCTTAAGCGGCGGCCTTGGACCTACCAAGGATGATCTGACAAAAGAAGTGACGGCCAAGGTGTTTGGCAGGGAACTCTATGAGGATGCCCATACCAAGGAGCGTATCCAGCAATATTTTCGCCAGGTTCACAGCAACCAGGTGACGCCGAATAACTGGAAGCAGGCATTGGTGCCGGAAGGCGCGAAGGTAGTGGATAACCATAACGGAACGGCCCCGGGCCTGATTCTGGAGGAAAATGAGAAGATCGCCATTCTCCTTCCCGGACCGCCTAATGAGATTAAGCCTATGTTCGAGCAGGACATTGCGCCATATCTGAATAAACTGCAGCCGGAAGGCATCTATTCGAAGATGGCAAAGATCTGCTCCATCGGGGAAAGCAAGGCGGAGACCATGATCTCAGACCTGATGGATGCCCAGACGAATCCGACGATCGCGCCTTATGCCAAGACGGGGGAGGTGCATCTTCGGGTGACGGCCAAAGCAGACAGCGAGGAAAAAGCACAGGAGTTGATGGCGCCTATGATGGAGGAACTCTTCCAGCGTTTTGGAGATAAGATCTATACGACGGAGGAAGAGGTGACTCTGGAGGAAGCCATCGTGCGGATGTTAGAAGAAGATGGCATGACGGTAACGACGGCGGAGTCTTGTACCGGCGGACTTCTGGCTGGTCGGATCACGAATGTGCCGGGGGCCTCCAATGTCTATAAGGAAGGCTATGTCACCTATTCCAATGATGCCAAGGAGCGACTGCTTCGTGTGAAACGGGAGACGCTGATGCAGCATGGGGCGGTGAGCCCTCAGACGGCATATGAGATGGCGGAAGGCGTGGCGCTCGCCGCCGGGGCGGATGCTTCCTTAAGCATAACGGGAATTGCGGGACCGGGCGGAGGAACCGAGGAAAAGCCGGTCGGCCTTGTCTATATCGGGTGCTATGTAAAAGGCCATGTAAGGGTAGAGGAATTCTATTTTACAGGCAACAGGGACAAGAACCGGGAATATGCGGTGGCAAGGGCATTGACGCTGCTCCGGGAGGAGTTATTGAAAAGGAGGTAG
- the rimO gene encoding 30S ribosomal protein S12 methylthiotransferase RimO yields the protein MNILFISLGCDKNLVDSEVMLGLLNAKGYQMVDDEMEADIIIVNTCCFIHDAKEESIQTILEMAQYKTDGRLKVLVVTGCLAQRYQQEILDEIPEVDAVLGTTSYDKIVEAVEEALAGKGHVEVEDIDALPLVDTGRLVTTGGHFAYLKIAEGCDKHCTYCIIPKIRGNFRSVPMERLIKEAGELAGQGVKELILVAQETTLYGKDLYGEKSLHRLLRELCKISGIRWIRILYCYPEEIDENLIQVMKEEKKICHYLDLPIQHANDDILKRMGRRTSKKQLEEIIGRLRSEIPDIALRTTLITGFPGETKEQHEELMEFVDEMEFDRLGVFTYSPEEDTPAADMPDQVPEEVKEERQAEIMELQQEIVFDQAEAMIGREVLVMIEGKVADENAYVGRTYKDAPNVDGLIFINTEAELMSGDFAKVKVTGALEYDLIGELKE from the coding sequence ATGAACATATTATTTATATCCCTTGGCTGCGACAAGAATCTGGTGGATTCGGAAGTCATGCTGGGACTTCTTAACGCCAAAGGATACCAGATGGTGGATGATGAGATGGAGGCGGATATCATTATCGTCAATACCTGCTGCTTCATCCATGATGCCAAGGAAGAGAGCATCCAGACGATTCTGGAGATGGCGCAGTACAAGACGGATGGAAGGCTTAAGGTGCTGGTTGTGACTGGCTGCCTGGCGCAGAGATACCAGCAGGAGATTCTGGATGAGATACCAGAAGTGGATGCGGTGCTGGGAACCACATCCTATGACAAGATTGTAGAAGCAGTGGAGGAAGCGCTGGCTGGCAAAGGACATGTGGAAGTGGAAGATATCGACGCGCTGCCGCTGGTGGATACGGGGCGACTGGTGACGACGGGCGGGCATTTTGCCTATCTGAAGATTGCGGAAGGGTGCGATAAGCACTGCACTTACTGCATTATTCCCAAGATCCGGGGCAACTTCCGAAGCGTTCCCATGGAACGCCTTATAAAAGAAGCCGGAGAACTGGCCGGGCAGGGCGTCAAGGAACTGATTCTGGTGGCCCAGGAGACCACGTTATATGGAAAGGATCTCTATGGAGAGAAGTCCCTGCACAGGCTTCTTCGGGAACTGTGCAAGATCAGCGGCATCCGCTGGATACGGATTCTCTACTGCTATCCGGAAGAGATTGATGAGAACCTGATCCAGGTCATGAAGGAAGAGAAGAAGATCTGCCACTACCTGGATCTACCAATCCAGCATGCCAATGATGATATCCTGAAGCGGATGGGAAGAAGAACGTCCAAGAAACAGCTGGAAGAGATCATCGGAAGGCTTAGAAGCGAGATTCCGGACATTGCCCTTCGTACCACGCTGATCACCGGATTCCCGGGAGAGACGAAGGAACAGCATGAAGAACTGATGGAATTCGTAGATGAGATGGAATTTGACCGTCTGGGCGTATTTACCTATTCTCCGGAAGAGGATACGCCTGCGGCAGACATGCCGGATCAGGTGCCGGAAGAAGTGAAGGAAGAGCGTCAGGCGGAGATTATGGAACTGCAGCAGGAGATTGTATTTGACCAGGCAGAGGCTATGATCGGCCGGGAAGTGCTGGTCATGATCGAAGGAAAAGTGGCCGATGAAAATGCCTATGTCGGAAGGACTTATAAGGATGCGCCCAACGTGGACGGCCTGATTTTCATAAATACAGAAGCAGAACTAATGTCGGGAGATTTTGCCAAAGTGAAGGTGACCGGCGCATTAGAATACGATTTGATAGGAGAGTTGAAGGAATGA
- a CDS encoding Rqc2 family fibronectin-binding protein, producing MAFDGITVAAMVQELKNALADGRIAKIAQPEPDELLLTIKTPEGQKRLYISASASLPLIYLTDENKPSPMTAPNFCMLLRKHIGNGRITGISQPKLERIIILDIEHLDELGDLCKKQLVIEIMGKHSNIIFCDDQGRIIDSIKHVSAQMSSVREVLPGREYFIPDTMAKHNPLATTEPSFNQALKEKPMPLGKAIYTSLTGISPVVAEEICYLAGLESGMTAGDLSDDMMAHLYRQFSYYMEDVRQGAFHPVIYYEGNAPKEFGALPLTHYSGLARKEFASISQVLSTYYATKNTLTRIRQKSADLRHVVQTALERNRKKYDLQAKQLRDTQNREKYKVYGELINAYGYNLAPGSKNLAALNYYTGQEVTIPLDPTMTPQENSQKYFAKYNKQKRTFEALSDLIQETADDIQYLESISNALDIALSEADLAQIKEELIQSGYVRRKFTKKKVKLTSKPLHYVSSDGYHMYVGKNNLQNDELTFSFATGNDWWFHAKGAPGSHVIVKSNGEELPDRTFEEAGRLAAYYSKNRGSDKVEIDYVEKKHVKKPNGAKPGFVVYYTNYSLMIDSDISTIKAVQD from the coding sequence ATGGCATTTGACGGAATTACGGTTGCTGCAATGGTCCAGGAACTAAAAAACGCGCTGGCAGACGGACGGATCGCCAAGATCGCTCAGCCGGAGCCAGACGAGCTGCTGCTTACCATCAAGACTCCGGAGGGACAAAAAAGGCTCTATATCTCGGCCAGCGCATCCCTCCCTTTGATATATCTGACAGACGAGAATAAGCCTAGCCCCATGACAGCCCCCAACTTCTGCATGCTTCTTCGAAAGCATATTGGGAATGGACGGATCACCGGCATCTCCCAGCCCAAGCTGGAGCGTATCATCATCCTTGATATCGAGCATCTGGATGAATTGGGCGATCTGTGCAAGAAGCAACTGGTGATCGAGATTATGGGCAAGCACAGCAACATCATATTCTGCGACGATCAAGGCAGAATCATCGACAGCATCAAGCATGTCTCTGCGCAGATGAGTTCCGTGCGGGAAGTATTGCCCGGACGGGAATATTTTATACCGGATACTATGGCAAAGCACAATCCGCTTGCCACCACCGAGCCTTCCTTTAACCAGGCCCTTAAGGAGAAGCCGATGCCTCTTGGCAAGGCGATCTATACCAGTCTCACGGGAATCAGCCCGGTAGTAGCCGAAGAGATCTGCTATCTGGCAGGCCTGGAATCCGGCATGACTGCCGGAGACTTAAGCGACGATATGATGGCTCACCTGTACCGGCAATTTTCCTACTACATGGAAGATGTACGCCAAGGCGCATTCCATCCGGTCATCTATTACGAAGGGAACGCTCCCAAGGAGTTTGGCGCCCTGCCGCTGACGCACTACAGCGGCCTTGCCAGGAAGGAATTTGCTTCTATCTCCCAGGTGCTCAGCACCTACTATGCGACCAAGAATACCCTGACCCGCATCCGCCAGAAAAGCGCGGACTTACGCCATGTAGTACAGACAGCCCTGGAACGGAACCGTAAGAAGTACGATCTTCAGGCCAAGCAGTTAAGGGATACGCAGAATCGGGAAAAATACAAGGTCTACGGCGAACTGATCAACGCTTACGGCTACAATCTGGCTCCAGGCTCCAAGAACCTGGCTGCCCTTAATTATTACACTGGCCAGGAAGTTACCATTCCCCTGGATCCGACCATGACGCCCCAGGAGAATTCCCAGAAATATTTCGCCAAGTACAATAAGCAGAAACGTACCTTTGAGGCGCTCTCAGATCTCATCCAGGAAACCGCCGATGATATCCAATACCTGGAATCCATCAGCAATGCCCTGGACATTGCGTTAAGTGAGGCAGATCTGGCCCAGATCAAGGAAGAACTGATCCAGAGCGGGTACGTACGAAGAAAGTTCACCAAGAAAAAGGTGAAGCTGACCAGCAAGCCTCTGCACTATGTCTCCAGCGATGGCTACCATATGTATGTCGGCAAGAACAATCTGCAGAACGATGAACTGACCTTCTCTTTCGCCACAGGAAACGACTGGTGGTTCCACGCAAAAGGCGCGCCGGGCTCCCATGTCATCGTCAAAAGTAATGGAGAGGAATTGCCGGATCGCACCTTCGAAGAAGCCGGGCGGCTGGCTGCCTACTATTCCAAGAACAGAGGCAGCGACAAGGTAGAGATTGATTATGTAGAGAAAAAGCATGTGAAAAAGCCTAATGGGGCAAAGCCGGGGTTCGTGGTATACTATACCAACTATTCCCTGATGATCGATTCAGATATCTCCACTATAAAGGCCGTGCAGGACTAA